A portion of the Paenibacillus marchantiae genome contains these proteins:
- a CDS encoding HAMP domain-containing sensor histidine kinase, which translates to MDRQLKRNTPKRKTSILSYWTLRYFLILCIGFTIIVAGALYWIRTTSIEKGLKTAQLLGLEIAEKVTGTENKLYIPPDLDRLVDKRTKLFNTDNYFCIMVLDNNNQLIYSKPKMTQQDVYYRLSDDLREPRNNKFAGVTVNVTDDDQTLGKVWVMQSKKSIAYNPETMLVVCILFVALILCGWFTIYLLSRKLSKPIRQVAHAAEQIRNGNYEVNLDLNTREREMNELVESFREMSIRLQQLEEWRALSLAGVTHELKTPVTSIKGLVMAVRDDIVSPEEAKEFLDIALKESERMERMVADLLDYNAMSAGSVAIRRERIDLNLLVGEIIYQWKIAYEDKSPEIELHTPSGTLYTIGDTLRIQQIIVNLLNNGLQAAASDHAAVFHIRLRAEEDNLFVNVQDNGTGITKDDQPKIFERFYRGEIKKRRTRGLGLGLTYSRLLARAQGGELSLTSSSPEGSLFTLTLPRWSGPEKTEIEPSYRATANA; encoded by the coding sequence TTGGATCGCCAACTAAAACGAAATACACCGAAACGTAAAACATCCATTCTGTCTTACTGGACGCTTCGTTATTTTCTAATCCTCTGCATCGGCTTTACCATTATTGTTGCAGGGGCACTTTACTGGATCAGAACCACTTCCATTGAGAAAGGTCTCAAAACGGCCCAACTATTAGGTCTGGAAATCGCCGAGAAGGTAACTGGCACAGAAAACAAACTGTATATTCCCCCGGATCTTGACAGACTGGTGGACAAACGTACCAAGCTTTTCAATACAGATAATTACTTTTGTATTATGGTGCTCGACAACAATAATCAATTGATTTATTCCAAACCAAAAATGACGCAGCAGGATGTGTATTATCGGCTGTCTGACGACCTGCGCGAACCAAGAAACAATAAATTCGCCGGGGTTACGGTTAACGTCACAGATGACGATCAGACGCTCGGTAAAGTGTGGGTCATGCAATCCAAAAAGTCCATTGCATACAATCCGGAAACGATGCTGGTGGTGTGCATCCTTTTCGTTGCTTTAATCCTGTGTGGTTGGTTTACAATCTACCTCCTGTCCCGCAAGCTCTCCAAGCCTATTCGCCAGGTCGCCCACGCCGCGGAGCAGATTCGAAACGGAAACTATGAAGTCAATTTGGATCTGAATACACGGGAACGGGAGATGAATGAACTCGTTGAATCTTTTCGCGAGATGTCCATTCGTTTGCAGCAATTGGAGGAATGGCGTGCCCTGTCACTTGCTGGGGTAACCCATGAATTGAAAACGCCGGTAACGTCCATTAAAGGGCTCGTGATGGCTGTCCGGGATGATATCGTTAGTCCGGAGGAAGCAAAGGAATTTCTGGACATCGCACTCAAAGAATCCGAACGTATGGAACGAATGGTCGCTGACCTGCTGGATTACAATGCGATGAGCGCTGGAAGTGTTGCTATTCGTCGGGAACGCATAGATCTGAATTTGCTGGTGGGTGAGATTATCTATCAGTGGAAAATCGCTTATGAGGACAAGTCTCCCGAAATTGAATTGCATACACCTTCGGGTACGCTCTATACCATCGGTGATACCCTTCGGATTCAGCAAATCATTGTCAACCTGCTCAATAACGGACTGCAAGCAGCCGCTTCCGACCATGCTGCCGTCTTTCATATCCGTTTGCGTGCGGAGGAGGACAACCTGTTTGTTAATGTGCAGGATAACGGTACGGGTATCACCAAAGACGATCAACCCAAGATCTTCGAACGTTTCTACCGTGGCGAGATCAAAAAACGCCGTACCCGTGGACTAGGTCTGGGACTGACCTATAGCCGCTTGCTTGCTCGAGCCCAGGGAGGGGAGCTGTCCCTGACCTCCAGCAGTCCTGAAGGCAGCCTTTTCACCTTAACTTTGCCACGATGGTCTGGTCCTGAAAAAACAGAGATAGAACCATCTTACCGCGCAACGGCTAACGCTTAG
- a CDS encoding AAA family ATPase, whose amino-acid sequence MSKTNHVNRIPRAKGIDMASFYSPKECGRKAKHIVFSADNERVVEEFITILGMKDQFAEHDVPMPNKMVMFGPPGTGKTLTAFHLAHRLQLPLVLVRLDAIIHSHLGETGSNVRKLFEYARANPCVLFLDEFDAVGRTRESNDEVKEMARVVNTLLQCLDEFEGDSILVAATNLETQLDHAIWRRFDTKMTYGMPDESSRRLYISKLMGQFEQESRLEEFTCERLTGCSYADVEQIVLKAKRKAIIANIPLHEQFINDAYAEYKPRVLAT is encoded by the coding sequence ATGAGCAAAACCAACCATGTAAACCGGATACCCCGAGCGAAAGGCATCGATATGGCCTCTTTTTATTCACCGAAAGAGTGTGGACGCAAGGCAAAGCATATTGTATTCTCCGCAGACAATGAACGGGTTGTGGAGGAGTTTATTACGATTCTCGGTATGAAAGATCAGTTTGCAGAACATGATGTGCCAATGCCGAACAAAATGGTGATGTTTGGTCCTCCGGGTACAGGCAAAACATTAACTGCTTTTCATCTTGCACACCGACTTCAGCTTCCCCTGGTTCTTGTAAGACTCGATGCCATCATACACAGCCACCTTGGGGAGACGGGAAGCAATGTCCGTAAACTATTCGAATATGCACGGGCTAACCCCTGTGTGCTATTTCTAGATGAATTTGATGCCGTAGGTCGTACGCGTGAAAGTAATGATGAGGTTAAAGAGATGGCTCGTGTCGTCAATACATTGTTGCAATGCCTGGACGAATTCGAAGGAGACAGCATTCTGGTTGCTGCTACGAATCTGGAGACCCAGCTGGATCATGCGATATGGCGGCGATTTGATACCAAAATGACTTATGGGATGCCGGATGAATCGAGCCGTAGATTATATATTAGCAAGTTGATGGGGCAGTTTGAGCAGGAGAGCCGACTGGAAGAATTCACGTGTGAACGCCTCACAGGATGCAGTTATGCCGATGTAGAGCAGATTGTCTTAAAAGCTAAACGGAAAGCCATTATTGCCAACATCCCATTACATGAGCAATTCATTAATGATGCGTATGCAGAATATAAGCCGCGGGTACTGGCCACATAG
- a CDS encoding DUF1540 domain-containing protein has translation MAKDVLCEVNSCRHWAQENKCNASSIYIVSHSSKKVSESAETDCKTFEVK, from the coding sequence ATGGCAAAAGACGTATTATGTGAGGTTAATTCATGTCGTCACTGGGCTCAAGAGAACAAATGTAACGCATCTTCAATCTACATCGTGAGTCACAGTTCCAAAAAAGTAAGTGAATCCGCTGAAACGGATTGCAAAACATTTGAAGTAAAATAA
- a CDS encoding 4-hydroxyphenylacetate 3-hydroxylase family protein has protein sequence MPVKSGKQYIERIDAQTVPCWYKGELITGKRSEHFAFAGLMETQAKLYDLQSDPHLIDTMTYASPADGKPVGMSFLPPTSADDLRRRREAMNIWSGTHHGFLGRSPDYMNTAIMAFYTGADILEEVSPQYAENLRNYYAYCRDNDITLSHAFIQPHASKISGLLDATEDAIAAKVVDRTEEGLIINGAFMMATQAATSDEILVYPSPSPAPFEDENPFAFAFAVPNDLPGISLICRDTYAAESNFNYPLSSRYEEMDNIVIFDHVLVPHERIFFAGNEEMSGRLFSGSHFHIHAGHQVVCRYIAKTEFVLGTIQLLADTLDQAAETHVVEKTARVLAGLETLKALALAAEAGAMEDGRGFIIPASKPLMAANLLFPKLYPEMIEILQLLGSSGVIMVPQEEEFRSEIAPHLDTYLRGTDMVSQERTALFRLIWELGAGSFGGRQTQFERFFFGNTITVSNRMYSASSADQSYRQLVRNFIAKTGK, from the coding sequence ATGCCCGTAAAAAGTGGCAAACAGTATATCGAACGTATCGATGCCCAGACAGTCCCCTGCTGGTACAAAGGAGAGCTTATTACCGGAAAACGTTCTGAACATTTTGCGTTTGCAGGTTTGATGGAAACACAAGCGAAGTTGTACGATCTTCAGTCTGATCCACATCTAATCGATACGATGACTTATGCATCTCCTGCTGACGGAAAACCAGTAGGTATGTCCTTTCTGCCTCCAACCAGCGCAGATGACTTGCGCAGACGCCGAGAAGCAATGAATATTTGGTCAGGGACTCACCATGGTTTTTTGGGACGATCACCCGATTATATGAACACAGCAATTATGGCCTTTTATACTGGAGCAGATATTCTTGAAGAAGTATCGCCACAATACGCTGAAAATTTGAGAAACTACTATGCCTACTGCCGTGATAATGATATTACCCTCTCCCATGCCTTTATCCAGCCTCATGCCAGTAAAATTTCGGGACTATTGGACGCGACCGAAGATGCCATTGCCGCCAAAGTGGTTGATCGCACTGAAGAAGGTCTGATCATTAATGGTGCATTCATGATGGCCACTCAGGCCGCCACGTCAGACGAAATCCTGGTGTATCCTTCCCCTTCACCGGCACCGTTCGAAGATGAAAATCCGTTCGCCTTTGCCTTTGCTGTACCGAATGACCTGCCTGGAATTAGCCTGATCTGCCGGGATACCTACGCAGCCGAATCTAATTTCAACTATCCACTCAGTTCCAGATATGAAGAGATGGACAACATCGTCATTTTTGATCATGTGCTTGTTCCTCATGAACGGATATTCTTCGCCGGTAATGAGGAAATGTCTGGCCGCCTCTTTAGCGGAAGCCATTTTCACATTCACGCAGGACATCAGGTCGTATGCCGGTATATTGCCAAAACGGAATTTGTTCTGGGCACCATTCAGTTACTCGCTGACACGCTCGACCAAGCTGCTGAAACGCATGTGGTAGAGAAAACAGCCAGGGTACTCGCGGGTCTTGAAACGTTAAAAGCACTGGCTCTGGCAGCAGAAGCCGGTGCTATGGAAGATGGACGGGGATTTATAATACCTGCCTCCAAACCGTTAATGGCAGCAAACCTTTTATTTCCCAAACTGTATCCAGAGATGATTGAAATTTTGCAGCTCTTGGGTTCCAGCGGCGTAATTATGGTGCCTCAGGAAGAAGAATTCCGCTCCGAAATCGCGCCGCATCTGGATACGTACCTGAGAGGAACCGACATGGTATCTCAGGAACGCACAGCATTGTTCCGCCTAATCTGGGAGCTTGGAGCAGGATCATTCGGAGGCAGACAGACCCAGTTCGAACGGTTCTTTTTTGGCAACACGATCACTGTGTCGAATCGGATGTATTCAGCAAGCTCAGCAGATCAATCGTATCGTCAACTCGTACGCAATTTTATTGCCAAGACCGGCAAATAA
- a CDS encoding nitroreductase family protein, which translates to MSTGLRQDAASGKKRTGTCEFSPLPVPQSVIRRLLDEADPSLYVISSEPWRFMLFANEGRQLYLEAVRQSYPPHLADRYGDWATYQYTEAIPAHLVVVAPSSAREDHLLPAKAWSKRFCILAAEQGLNAVWKINDYQQHPVFMNLMGLTREEKVLGVFHIGYGDQSALRDTDAGRPASELMTVYDHLV; encoded by the coding sequence ATGTCTACCGGTTTGAGACAAGATGCAGCAAGCGGCAAGAAACGTACAGGAACTTGTGAATTCAGCCCGTTGCCTGTACCACAGTCGGTTATAAGACGGTTGCTTGATGAAGCAGATCCATCTTTATATGTGATAAGTTCAGAGCCTTGGCGGTTTATGTTGTTCGCGAATGAAGGACGTCAACTGTATCTGGAGGCGGTCAGACAGAGTTACCCACCACATTTGGCAGATCGTTACGGAGACTGGGCTACATATCAATATACAGAAGCTATTCCGGCACATCTGGTTGTTGTCGCCCCTTCAAGTGCCAGGGAGGACCATTTATTGCCTGCAAAAGCCTGGAGCAAACGTTTTTGCATCCTGGCAGCGGAACAAGGTTTGAATGCCGTCTGGAAGATCAATGATTATCAACAGCATCCCGTGTTTATGAATTTGATGGGTTTAACGCGTGAGGAAAAGGTATTGGGTGTATTCCACATCGGTTACGGAGACCAGTCTGCACTTCGGGACACCGACGCAGGCAGACCAGCCTCTGAACTGATGACGGTCTACGACCATCTGGTTTAA
- a CDS encoding flavodoxin, translating to MAKLLVAYASMTGNTEEIAELIVEGIKQGGHEVDLKSVTDCNAADVLDYDGFLIGVYTWGDGELPDEFLDFYEELDEIDLSGKRAAVFGSGDTSYEQYCGAVDLAAAKLVERGAEVSPEMLKIEYSPMEQEKDTCRDFGKRFAAAGLQVS from the coding sequence ATGGCTAAATTGTTAGTGGCTTATGCAAGTATGACAGGAAATACGGAAGAGATTGCGGAACTGATCGTCGAAGGAATTAAACAAGGTGGGCATGAAGTGGATCTCAAGTCCGTAACGGATTGCAATGCAGCTGATGTGCTTGATTATGACGGGTTTCTCATTGGAGTATACACGTGGGGAGACGGTGAACTGCCGGATGAATTCCTCGATTTTTACGAAGAGCTGGATGAGATTGATCTGAGTGGCAAACGGGCAGCGGTGTTCGGAAGCGGGGATACTTCTTACGAGCAGTACTGCGGAGCCGTAGATCTCGCGGCAGCGAAGCTGGTGGAACGTGGGGCGGAGGTATCTCCAGAGATGCTGAAGATTGAATACAGTCCGATGGAGCAGGAGAAGGACACGTGCCGTGACTTTGGCAAACGTTTTGCTGCTGCCGGATTACAGGTGTCCTAA
- a CDS encoding class I SAM-dependent methyltransferase: MYVAKNWKDYEVIDTGGGEKLERWGDVILRRPDPLIIWPLEKETNEWRQVHGHYHRSSSGGGSWDMKKPIPERWTIGYENLKFHIKPTSFKHTGLFPEQAANWSWMMDKIAGAGRPISVLNLFAYTGGATVAATYAGASVVHVDAAKGMVQWAKENVQLSGLADRPVRFITDDVFKFVQREQRRGNRYDAIIMDPPSYGRGPNGETWKLEENLYPFLKSCMEILSDNPLFMLVNSYTTGISSTVLRNMLTMTMSAQYGGQITAGEIGLPITRSGLDLPCGILGRWES; the protein is encoded by the coding sequence ATGTACGTAGCAAAGAACTGGAAGGACTATGAAGTAATCGATACAGGAGGCGGCGAAAAGCTGGAGCGTTGGGGCGATGTGATTTTGCGTAGACCCGATCCACTGATCATTTGGCCCCTTGAAAAAGAAACCAATGAATGGCGCCAGGTTCACGGCCATTATCACCGCAGTTCTTCGGGCGGCGGCAGCTGGGATATGAAAAAACCGATCCCGGAACGCTGGACCATCGGATATGAGAACCTGAAATTTCATATTAAACCAACCAGCTTCAAGCATACCGGTCTGTTCCCTGAACAAGCCGCCAACTGGAGCTGGATGATGGATAAAATTGCTGGGGCAGGTCGTCCCATCTCTGTACTAAACCTGTTTGCCTATACAGGCGGTGCAACAGTTGCTGCTACTTATGCCGGTGCTTCAGTTGTGCACGTGGATGCAGCTAAAGGCATGGTACAGTGGGCCAAAGAAAATGTTCAATTATCTGGCCTCGCGGATCGTCCTGTTCGTTTCATTACAGATGATGTATTCAAATTCGTACAGCGCGAACAACGTCGCGGCAATCGGTATGACGCGATTATTATGGACCCGCCTTCCTATGGCCGTGGCCCTAACGGAGAAACATGGAAGCTGGAAGAGAACCTCTATCCTTTCCTTAAATCCTGTATGGAAATTTTGTCCGATAACCCATTATTCATGCTGGTCAATTCCTATACAACCGGTATTTCGTCTACCGTTCTGCGCAACATGCTGACAATGACGATGTCTGCCCAATACGGCGGTCAAATTACAGCAGGTGAAATTGGTCTTCCCATTACCCGTAGTGGTCTGGATCTGCCATGCGGCATCTTGGGCCGCTGGGAGTCCTGA